From the genome of Streptomyces sp. NBC_00659, one region includes:
- a CDS encoding MFS transporter, whose amino-acid sequence MDTSQSSTDSGAAEPDAKAETERPGRSGWRRWAMDTRPLRRPAYRRLWSSTAVTSVGSQLTAVAVPKQIYDITGSSAWVGYASLAGLLPLVVFALWGGAVADSVDRRKLLLVTNIGIAVTSLLFWVQAVTQLESVLVLMVLLALQQAFFGLNSPARSASIARLVPADELPAANALGATVMQTGSVAGPMLAGALIPLIGLPELYLIDAVALCVTVWAVLRLPALPPLTGTASQRAGLREVVAGFRYIALHKVLLLSFLADIIAMVLGMPRALFPQLAAETYGSYGEGLALGLLFAAIPIGAVVGGLMSGTFSRARRHGLMVIVSVAAWGAAIAGFGLSGSLWLAVAFLAVAGVADMVSMVFRGAILLSAATDEMRGRLQGVFTVVVVGGPRVADVLHGTAGSAFGAPAAVAGGGLLVIVAVLVLAFVTPALRRYTI is encoded by the coding sequence GTGGACACGAGCCAGAGCAGTACGGACAGCGGCGCCGCGGAGCCCGACGCGAAGGCGGAGACCGAGCGGCCCGGCCGCTCCGGATGGCGTCGATGGGCCATGGACACCCGGCCGCTGCGACGTCCCGCCTACCGCCGGCTGTGGTCGTCGACCGCGGTCACCTCCGTGGGCAGCCAGCTCACCGCCGTCGCCGTGCCCAAGCAGATCTACGACATCACCGGCTCCTCGGCCTGGGTCGGCTACGCGAGCCTCGCCGGCCTGCTGCCCCTCGTGGTCTTCGCCCTGTGGGGCGGTGCGGTCGCCGACAGCGTGGACCGCCGCAAGCTGCTCCTCGTCACCAACATCGGGATAGCCGTCACCTCCCTGCTCTTCTGGGTCCAGGCCGTGACCCAACTGGAGTCGGTGCTCGTCCTGATGGTCCTGCTCGCCCTCCAGCAGGCGTTCTTCGGCCTCAACTCCCCGGCCCGCAGCGCGTCCATCGCGCGGCTCGTCCCGGCGGACGAACTGCCCGCGGCCAACGCCCTCGGCGCGACCGTCATGCAGACCGGTTCGGTGGCCGGGCCGATGCTCGCCGGTGCCCTCATTCCCCTCATCGGGCTGCCCGAGCTCTATCTGATCGACGCCGTCGCCCTGTGCGTCACCGTGTGGGCCGTCCTGCGCCTTCCGGCGCTGCCGCCCCTCACCGGAACGGCCTCCCAGCGCGCGGGCCTGCGCGAAGTGGTGGCCGGTTTCCGCTACATCGCCCTGCACAAGGTGCTGCTGCTGTCCTTCCTCGCCGACATCATCGCCATGGTCCTCGGCATGCCGCGCGCGCTGTTCCCTCAACTCGCCGCCGAGACGTACGGCTCCTACGGCGAAGGCCTCGCGCTCGGACTGCTGTTCGCGGCGATCCCCATCGGCGCGGTCGTGGGCGGACTGATGTCGGGCACCTTCTCCCGCGCCCGCCGGCACGGTCTGATGGTCATCGTCTCCGTCGCGGCCTGGGGCGCCGCCATCGCGGGGTTCGGTCTCAGCGGCAGTCTGTGGCTCGCCGTGGCCTTCCTGGCCGTCGCCGGGGTCGCCGACATGGTCTCCATGGTCTTCCGCGGCGCGATCCTGCTGTCCGCGGCCACCGACGAGATGCGCGGACGGCTCCAGGGCGTCTTCACCGTCGTCGTCGTGGGCGGCCCGCGCGTCGCCGATGTCCTTCACGGCACGGCCGGTTCGGCCTTCGGAGCACCGGCCGCGGTGGCCGGCGGAGGCCTGCTGGTGATCGTGGCGGTGCTTGTGCTCGCTTTTGTCACACCGGCCTTGAGGCGTTACACAATCTGA
- a CDS encoding LysE/ArgO family amino acid transporter, translating to MTDALAAAVAGFGAGLSLIVAIGAQNAFVLRQGVRRDAVLAVVGICALSDALLIALGVGGVGAVVVAWPAALTAVGLIGGCFLVVYGVLAARRVLKPSALRAATGSPGSWRRAVLTCLALTWLNPHVYLDTVFLLGSLAADRGSLRWTFGLGAALASLCWFVALGFGARLFGRFLARPASWRVLDGLVATTMIAMGATLIAGA from the coding sequence ATGACAGACGCCCTGGCCGCAGCGGTCGCCGGATTCGGCGCCGGCCTTTCCCTCATCGTCGCCATCGGCGCGCAGAACGCCTTCGTCCTGCGCCAGGGCGTCCGCCGGGACGCGGTCCTCGCCGTGGTGGGCATCTGCGCCCTGTCCGACGCGCTGCTCATCGCGCTGGGAGTCGGCGGGGTCGGCGCGGTGGTGGTGGCCTGGCCCGCGGCGCTCACCGCGGTCGGGCTGATCGGCGGCTGTTTCCTCGTCGTCTACGGAGTTCTCGCCGCCCGGCGGGTGCTGAAGCCGTCGGCCCTGCGGGCGGCCACCGGCTCCCCGGGCTCCTGGCGCCGTGCCGTCCTCACCTGCCTCGCCCTGACGTGGCTCAACCCGCATGTGTACCTCGACACCGTGTTCCTGCTCGGCTCGCTGGCGGCAGACCGTGGATCGCTGCGCTGGACGTTCGGGCTGGGCGCGGCACTCGCCAGCCTGTGCTGGTTCGTCGCCCTGGGGTTCGGCGCGCGGCTGTTCGGCCGCTTCCTCGCCCGGCCGGCGTCCTGGCGCGTGCTCGACGGTCTGGTCGCCACGACCATGATCGCGATGGGCGCCACCCTGATCGCCGGCGCCTGA
- a CDS encoding LysR family transcriptional regulator ArgP: MMTELPLDQVRTLLAVVDEGTFDAAATALHVTPSAVSQRVKSLEQRTGRVLLTRTKPVRPTESGEIVVRFARRLARLERDAHAELGMSGSGEPTRLSVAVNADSLATWFLPALARVPGELRLCFELRREDEDHTAALLREGTVMAAVTSSPDPVAGCSVRALGIMRYLPVASPGCAEQWLGTTTGTPLHELIGSAPVVAFDRNDDIQDDFVRALTGGPGGSALRHFVPTSEGFVDAVAAGMGWGMVPEVQAAPLLRAGRLVPLAAGRVIDVPLFWQQWKLDFPALGALAEAVTAVAAETLRPGPAS; the protein is encoded by the coding sequence GTGATGACGGAACTCCCCCTCGACCAGGTGCGCACACTGCTCGCGGTGGTCGACGAGGGCACCTTCGACGCGGCGGCCACGGCTCTCCATGTGACGCCCTCGGCGGTGAGCCAGCGGGTCAAGTCACTCGAACAGCGCACCGGCAGGGTCCTGCTGACCCGGACGAAGCCGGTGCGCCCGACCGAGTCCGGCGAGATCGTGGTGCGTTTCGCGCGCCGGCTCGCCCGGCTGGAGCGCGACGCGCACGCCGAGCTCGGCATGTCCGGATCCGGTGAGCCCACACGGCTGTCGGTCGCCGTGAACGCCGACTCGCTGGCGACCTGGTTCCTGCCGGCGCTCGCCCGTGTGCCGGGCGAACTGCGGCTGTGCTTCGAACTGCGCCGGGAGGACGAGGACCACACCGCGGCCCTGCTGCGCGAGGGAACCGTCATGGCGGCGGTCACCTCGTCGCCCGACCCGGTGGCCGGCTGCTCCGTGCGCGCCCTCGGGATCATGCGCTATCTGCCGGTGGCGAGCCCCGGCTGCGCCGAGCAGTGGCTCGGCACGACGACCGGCACACCCCTGCACGAGCTGATCGGCTCCGCCCCCGTGGTGGCGTTCGACCGCAACGACGACATCCAGGACGACTTCGTCCGCGCCCTCACGGGCGGTCCCGGCGGGAGCGCGCTGCGCCACTTCGTCCCCACGTCGGAGGGGTTCGTCGACGCCGTGGCGGCCGGAATGGGCTGGGGCATGGTGCCCGAGGTCCAGGCGGCACCGCTGCTGCGCGCCGGAAGACTGGTCCCTCTCGCGGCGGGCCGGGTCATCGACGTCCCCTTGTTCTGGCAGCAGTGGAAGCTCGACTTCCCCGCCCTCGGCGCGCTGGCCGAGGCGGTGACGGCCGTCGCCGCCGAGACGCTGCGGCCCGGACCGGCCTCCTGA